The genomic interval TAAGCAATCTAATTTAATTACAAGCTCTCGGTATTCTATGACTGCCGTAGAGATGAATATTATATTTCTATTAATTGCTCAGCTAAAAAAAGACGATCCGGTAGATAAAGTTTATCAAATCTCTGTAAAAGAGTTGGAAGCTGCTGCCGGAAGTAAAATTAACTATGGCAGACTTAAAGATTATACTTTTAAGCTACGAAACAGAGGTTACGAAATAGAAAATAAAGAAGGTTATTTACAAATTGGTATTTGTGCTTCGGTAGAATACATAAGACAAAGTGGTGTGCTCGAAATTGAAATTGCGCGTAAATTACGTCCGTTTTTATTCGACCTCAAAGATAACTTTACTACCTATAGTTTAAAAAATGCTTTAAAGGTAAGAGGCACTTATGCAAAGCGTCTTTTTCAAATGTTTTGTATGTGGCAGTCTACAGGTAAATTCTTGATTAAGATAGAGGAGTTAAAGTATAAGTTAGATTTAATTAATAGAGTAACAGGTGAAGAAAAATATGAGAAATATGGCATGTTTAAGAAAAAAGTGATTGATGTAGCACTTAGAGAGATTAATGAAAATACAGATTTTGATATCGAATTTGAA from Chondrinema litorale carries:
- a CDS encoding replication initiation protein; translation: MPSIEKNKQLKQSNLITSSRYSMTAVEMNIIFLLIAQLKKDDPVDKVYQISVKELEAAAGSKINYGRLKDYTFKLRNRGYEIENKEGYLQIGICASVEYIRQSGVLEIEIARKLRPFLFDLKDNFTTYSLKNALKVRGTYAKRLFQMFCMWQSTGKFLIKIEELKYKLDLINRVTGEEKYEKYGMFKKKVIDVALREINENTDFDIEFEEIKTGRKITTFVFFIKLKESASLIAKF